In a single window of the Gossypium hirsutum isolate 1008001.06 chromosome D02, Gossypium_hirsutum_v2.1, whole genome shotgun sequence genome:
- the LOC107908484 gene encoding probable calcium-binding protein CML27 has protein sequence MSATPTQKSSNVNQEELQKVFNQFDANRDGKISVTELRDVLKSMGSSITEEELKRVLEDIDTDKDGFINLSEFSSLFRSSSDEVTAALELRDAFDLYDQDKNGLISTSELHLVLNQLGMKCSVDDCARMIKSVDSDGDGNVNFEEFQKMMSASLAANGKGSKP, from the coding sequence ATGTCGGCAACTCCAACCCAGAAATCCTCCAACGTCAACCAGGAGGAACTCCAAAAAGTCTTCAACCAGTTCGACGCCAACAGGGATGGCAAGATCTCGGTGACGGAGCTCCGCGATGTGTTGAAATCAATGGGCTCCAGCATCACTGAGGAAGAACTCAAACGTGTCTTGGAAGACATCGACACCGACAAAGACGGCTTCATCAACCTCTCCGAGTTCTCCTCTCTCTTCCGGTCTTCATCCGATGAAGTCACCGCCGCCTTGGAGCTGCGCGACGCCTTCGATTTGTACGACCAGGACAAGAACGGCCTGATTTCGACGAGCGAGTTGCACCTGGTTCTGAATCAGCTAGGGATGAAGTGTTCGGTTGATGATTGTGCTAGGATGATCAAGTCCGTAGATTCAGACGGTGATGGCAATGTCAATTTCGAGGAGTTCCAGAAGATGATGAGTGCTTCCTTGGCGGCTAATGGCAAAGGATCTAAGCCGTag